The following are encoded together in the Magnetospirillum gryphiswaldense MSR-1 v2 genome:
- a CDS encoding NUDIX hydrolase, whose translation MSHPKSIIQYAALPYRVVDGHVEVMLVTSRETKRWILPKGQPEKRLKPYEVAAAEAYEEAGIMGSVDKDAMTMFASTKRLKNGTELPCTIKVYVLKVKKVLDAWPEKSERERRWFSPGEAAMVATEAGLIRTLLDFGAKWL comes from the coding sequence GTGAGCCATCCCAAATCCATCATTCAATATGCCGCCCTACCATATCGGGTGGTGGACGGCCATGTGGAAGTGATGCTGGTCACCTCGCGCGAGACCAAGCGGTGGATTTTGCCCAAGGGTCAGCCGGAAAAGCGGCTGAAGCCCTATGAGGTCGCCGCCGCCGAGGCCTACGAAGAAGCCGGCATCATGGGCAGCGTCGACAAGGACGCCATGACCATGTTCGCCAGCACCAAGCGGCTGAAGAACGGCACCGAACTGCCCTGCACCATCAAGGTCTATGTGCTGAAGGTGAAAAAGGTGCTGGACGCGTGGCCGGAAAAATCGGAGCGCGAACGCCGTTGGTTCAGCCCCGGCGAAGCGGCCATGGTCGCCACCGAAGCCGGCCTGATCAGAACATTGCTGGATTTCGGCGCCAAGTGGCTTTGA
- a CDS encoding hydrogenase maturation protease, which yields MIGLICLGNSLHADDGFGTAVHRRLATRPWPRHVCLHDGSEGGVLDILHQCRQAVLITALSSRLGAPGQVLLLTEAEIPADPQGPLGAGPASIVAAMRRLMQKPPKTEILGAVAALQVPFSAGLTPLVAAAVETASAMLWRQWGMSQAPAV from the coding sequence GTGATCGGTCTGATCTGCCTTGGCAATTCCCTGCATGCCGACGATGGCTTCGGCACCGCCGTCCACCGGCGCTTGGCCACCCGCCCGTGGCCCCGTCACGTGTGCCTGCATGACGGCAGTGAAGGCGGAGTGTTGGACATCTTGCACCAGTGCCGCCAAGCGGTGCTGATCACGGCCCTCTCCAGCCGATTGGGGGCGCCGGGGCAGGTGTTGTTGCTGACCGAGGCAGAGATTCCCGCCGATCCGCAAGGGCCGCTGGGGGCTGGTCCGGCCAGCATCGTCGCCGCCATGCGCCGGCTGATGCAAAAACCGCCGAAAACCGAAATCCTGGGGGCGGTGGCGGCGTTGCAGGTGCCATTTTCCGCCGGGCTGACGCCTCTGGTGGCGGCGGCGGTGGAAACCGCCAGCGCCATGCTGTGGCGTCAATGGGGGATGAGTCAGGCTCCCGCCGTCTGA
- a CDS encoding PAS domain-containing transcriptional regulator, whose product MSSFEYRLQRVPQGVVILDRDRRVVSANRLARRMLETQGGTHGVAVIGTPILDLHPPMVRPKVQWLLDLALAQPDEPASMAMTLPLGTLVARVSLVEGADGPGYCLVFHLVEALPQAPVEPLLKLPLDARHGVRLLDVALAAALRAERHYSRIIATDGSQHPCTMGFAELSGRLDPVTFLQVHRSWIVNLRRAKAVERADGQWRIVLDVPGAEPVPVSRGKVEVLRQRLAV is encoded by the coding sequence ATGAGCAGCTTCGAATACCGTTTGCAGCGCGTCCCGCAAGGCGTGGTCATCCTGGATCGGGACCGCCGTGTGGTGTCGGCCAACCGGCTGGCCCGGCGCATGCTGGAAACCCAGGGCGGCACCCACGGCGTGGCGGTGATCGGCACCCCCATTCTGGATTTGCACCCGCCCATGGTCCGGCCCAAGGTGCAATGGCTGCTCGATCTGGCCCTGGCCCAGCCGGACGAGCCGGCTTCCATGGCCATGACCCTGCCCCTGGGCACCCTGGTCGCCCGGGTGTCGCTGGTGGAAGGGGCCGATGGTCCCGGCTATTGCCTGGTGTTCCATCTGGTCGAGGCCTTGCCCCAGGCCCCGGTCGAACCGCTGCTGAAGCTGCCGCTCGATGCCCGTCACGGCGTCCGTCTGCTGGATGTGGCCCTGGCGGCGGCCTTGCGGGCCGAGCGGCATTATTCCCGTATCATCGCCACCGACGGCAGCCAGCACCCCTGCACCATGGGTTTCGCCGAGTTGAGCGGGCGGCTGGACCCGGTCACCTTCCTGCAGGTGCATCGGTCGTGGATCGTCAATCTGCGCCGGGCCAAGGCGGTGGAGCGGGCCGACGGCCAGTGGCGCATCGTCCTGGATGTGCCGGGGGCCGAGCCGGTGCCGGTCAGCCGCGGCAAGGTCGAGGTGCTGCGGCAGCGTCTGGCGGTGTGA
- a CDS encoding cytochrome-c peroxidase → MGAVVAVVLMATVIPAQAQQEPIRPLAAVARLDPAEIMLGRALFHDALLSRDGSLSCASCHPLDRGGSDNMVVSVGIGGAKGSVNAPTVFNAAHNIAQFWDGRTVTLEQQVDGPLQNPVEMGSDWPETIARLRRSDYAPRFRALYGADPSPELVRRALAGFERSLVATGSRFDRWLGGEATALGADEKKGYALFKSYGCASCHQGANVGGNLFQKLGFFGNWFKDRGGPVTAADLGRFNVTGRDSDRHVFKVPSLRLAVLTPPYFHDGSVASLDEAIRIMGRYQLGRDIPDADIALIVKFLGTLPPDTLPGGS, encoded by the coding sequence ATGGGGGCTGTCGTCGCCGTGGTCCTGATGGCGACGGTGATTCCGGCCCAGGCGCAACAAGAACCGATCCGCCCGCTGGCGGCGGTAGCGCGTCTCGACCCTGCCGAGATCATGCTGGGCCGCGCCTTGTTCCACGACGCCTTGCTGTCGCGCGACGGATCGTTGTCGTGCGCCTCTTGCCATCCGCTGGACCGGGGCGGCAGCGACAACATGGTGGTGTCCGTCGGGATCGGCGGGGCCAAGGGCAGCGTCAACGCCCCCACCGTCTTCAACGCCGCCCACAACATCGCCCAATTCTGGGACGGTCGCACCGTCACGCTGGAACAGCAGGTGGACGGCCCCTTGCAAAACCCGGTGGAAATGGGCTCCGACTGGCCCGAGACCATCGCCCGCTTGCGCCGCAGCGACTATGCCCCGCGCTTTCGCGCCCTCTACGGCGCCGACCCCAGCCCCGAACTGGTACGCCGCGCCCTGGCCGGTTTCGAGCGTTCTTTGGTGGCCACCGGATCGCGTTTCGACCGCTGGCTGGGGGGCGAGGCAACGGCACTGGGGGCCGACGAGAAGAAAGGCTATGCCCTGTTCAAGTCCTATGGCTGCGCCTCGTGCCACCAGGGCGCCAATGTGGGCGGCAACCTGTTCCAGAAGCTGGGTTTTTTCGGCAACTGGTTCAAGGATCGCGGCGGCCCGGTGACCGCTGCCGACCTGGGTCGCTTCAACGTCACCGGTCGCGACTCGGACCGCCATGTGTTCAAGGTTCCCAGTCTGCGCCTGGCCGTGCTGACACCGCCTTATTTCCATGACGGTTCGGTGGCCAGCCTGGACGAAGCCATCCGCATCATGGGCCGTTACCAATTGGGGCGCGACATCCCCGATGCCGACATCGCCCTGATCGTCAAGTTCCTGGGCACCTTGCCGCCCGATACGCTGCCGGGTGGATCATGA
- the gatA gene encoding Asp-tRNA(Asn)/Glu-tRNA(Gln) amidotransferase subunit GatA: protein MTELTKLTIAQARDQMAKGAFTASELTEAHIRAMEAKRDLNAYITETADLAREQAKASDLRRQAGKAGALEGIPLGIKDLFCTKGVQTTAASRILQGFKPPYESTVSGKLLDAGAVTLGKLNLDEFAMGSSNMTSAYGKVTNPWKSKSEPAKQLVPGGSSGGSAAAVAARIAMGATGTDTGGSIRQPAAFCGITGIKPTYGRCSRWGIVAFASSLDQAGPMARDVRDCAIMLGAMAGHDPKDSTSAPMPVPNFEAALTGDIRGLKVGIPKEYRPDGLSDEIQAVWEQGIQWLKEAGATPVEISLPHTKYALPTYYIVAPAEASSNLARYDGLRFGLRVEGKTLDDMYKKTRAAGFGAEVRRRIMIGTYVLSAGYYDAYYSKAQKVRRLIAEDFTKAFQQVDVILTPTAPSAAFGMDENSDDPVTMWLNDVFTIPTSLAGLPGLSLPAGLNASGLPLGLQLIGRPFDEETVFKVAGVMESAAQFTAVPEGV, encoded by the coding sequence ATGACCGAGCTCACCAAGCTGACCATCGCCCAGGCCCGCGATCAGATGGCCAAGGGCGCCTTCACCGCGTCCGAGCTGACCGAGGCCCATATCCGGGCCATGGAAGCCAAGCGCGACCTGAACGCCTATATCACCGAAACCGCCGATCTGGCGCGCGAGCAGGCCAAGGCCTCGGATCTGCGCCGCCAAGCCGGCAAGGCTGGCGCCCTGGAAGGCATTCCGCTGGGCATCAAGGATCTGTTCTGCACCAAGGGGGTCCAGACCACCGCCGCCAGCCGCATCCTGCAAGGCTTCAAGCCACCTTATGAAAGCACCGTGTCGGGCAAGCTGCTCGATGCCGGCGCCGTCACCTTGGGCAAGCTCAACCTGGACGAATTCGCCATGGGTTCGTCCAACATGACCAGCGCTTACGGCAAGGTCACCAATCCGTGGAAATCCAAATCGGAACCGGCCAAGCAATTGGTCCCCGGCGGTTCCTCGGGCGGATCGGCGGCAGCCGTCGCCGCCCGCATCGCCATGGGCGCCACCGGCACCGATACCGGCGGCTCGATCCGCCAGCCCGCCGCCTTCTGCGGCATCACCGGCATCAAGCCGACCTATGGCCGCTGCTCGCGCTGGGGCATCGTCGCCTTCGCCAGCTCGCTCGATCAGGCCGGCCCCATGGCCCGCGATGTGCGCGATTGCGCCATCATGCTGGGCGCCATGGCCGGGCATGACCCCAAGGATTCCACCTCGGCCCCCATGCCCGTGCCCAATTTCGAGGCGGCGCTCACCGGCGACATTCGTGGCCTCAAGGTCGGCATCCCCAAGGAATACCGCCCCGATGGTTTGTCGGATGAAATCCAGGCGGTGTGGGAACAAGGTATCCAGTGGTTGAAGGAGGCCGGCGCCACCCCGGTGGAGATCAGCCTGCCGCACACCAAATACGCGCTTCCCACCTATTACATCGTCGCCCCGGCGGAAGCGTCCAGCAATCTGGCCCGCTATGATGGCCTGCGCTTCGGCCTTCGGGTCGAGGGCAAGACCCTGGACGACATGTACAAGAAGACCCGCGCCGCCGGTTTCGGCGCCGAGGTGCGCCGCCGCATCATGATCGGCACCTATGTTCTCTCCGCCGGCTATTACGACGCCTATTATTCCAAGGCGCAGAAGGTGCGCCGCCTGATCGCCGAGGATTTCACCAAGGCGTTCCAGCAGGTCGACGTCATCCTGACCCCGACGGCACCGTCGGCGGCGTTCGGTATGGACGAGAACTCCGATGATCCGGTGACCATGTGGCTGAACGACGTGTTCACCATCCCCACCAGCCTTGCCGGCCTGCCCGGCCTGTCGTTGCCCGCTGGCCTCAATGCCAGCGGTCTGCCCTTGGGCCTGCAACTGATCGGCCGTCCGTTCGACGAGGAAACCGTGTTCAAGGTGGCCGGCGTGATGGAATCCGCCGCCCAGTTCACCGCCGTTCCGGAGGGTGTGTGA
- a CDS encoding DAHL domain-containing protein, with the protein MRTLLRPAVLAFAAAAAMAGVMIVFAARNTVDSERHAQVVTSFDTQSRIEANFDRDLLRVVAGLLPHYDTMLAYERQLRDGLDALEVGNPHGDIPTGQLALYRQHVTDKMQAAEQIKAVSAFVRREISYLPFAVTGFAAHAAPDTARRVQAALIALDTESRGDTSQSAGLTIEIERFAASPDEELRSIALHMRTLSEQQDVLRQAIDTYFAIPSQATMEAARHDYMAAFAIRQDRTATLSRLLQISTVLLFVALGWAIHRQAKAHDATLVARAQLIDAVTSLSEAFALFDNKRHLVLSNHGYDHLLDTPAPIGTFDQLMRTMGTRLEAVNRPVIPTDTDHAQELLLRDRQTGRWYLFRSRQTSAGGLVCLFTDLTDDKRNEIELRKLTAAVEQSPVAVVITDADAAIEYVNPAFLALTGYTLADVIGKNPRLLKSGEVDIATYREMWKTLSSGLTWRGDLVNRKKNGELFWESTVISPVRDHAGRITHYIALKEDITQQKRNADLLLDANADIERMLFATSHDLQEPVRSIQIYCQKLEREIPAELGAAARDSMRTIADGARQISLLVSGLSAYSRSGRPMAAFVPVDCAKAAEAAWSECKNTLGAPPILGVHWTTLPVISGDPVLLVMLFHNLFANAIKFARPAVPAKITVSAERDGSGWRIDVTDNGIGIEAAYLDKVTKPFARLHPRAQYPGAGMGLASCDKIAKAHGGRLWLDSIPGQGTTVHVWLPAAENA; encoded by the coding sequence ATGAGAACGTTGCTGCGCCCGGCGGTGCTGGCCTTTGCCGCCGCCGCCGCCATGGCCGGGGTGATGATCGTCTTCGCCGCCCGCAACACCGTCGACAGCGAGCGTCATGCCCAGGTGGTCACCAGCTTCGATACCCAATCCCGGATCGAGGCCAATTTCGACCGCGATCTGTTGCGGGTGGTGGCCGGCTTGCTGCCCCATTACGACACCATGTTGGCCTACGAGCGCCAATTGCGCGACGGCCTCGACGCGTTGGAAGTGGGCAACCCGCATGGTGACATCCCTACCGGCCAACTGGCGCTCTATCGCCAGCATGTGACCGACAAGATGCAGGCGGCCGAGCAGATCAAGGCGGTGAGCGCCTTCGTCCGGCGCGAGATCAGCTACCTGCCCTTCGCCGTCACCGGCTTCGCCGCCCACGCCGCCCCCGACACCGCGCGGCGCGTGCAGGCGGCGCTGATCGCCCTTGACACCGAAAGCCGTGGCGACACCAGCCAATCCGCCGGCCTGACGATCGAGATCGAACGCTTTGCCGCCAGTCCCGACGAAGAATTGCGCTCCATCGCCTTGCACATGCGCACCTTGTCGGAACAGCAGGACGTGCTGCGCCAAGCCATCGACACCTATTTCGCCATCCCCAGCCAAGCGACCATGGAAGCGGCGCGCCACGATTACATGGCCGCCTTCGCCATCCGCCAGGATCGCACCGCGACCCTGAGCCGCCTGCTGCAAATCTCCACCGTGCTGCTGTTCGTGGCGCTCGGCTGGGCCATCCACCGCCAGGCCAAGGCCCACGACGCCACCCTTGTCGCCCGCGCCCAGTTGATCGACGCGGTAACCTCGCTGTCCGAGGCCTTCGCCCTGTTCGACAACAAGCGCCATCTGGTGCTGTCCAACCACGGCTACGATCATCTGCTCGACACCCCGGCCCCCATCGGCACGTTCGACCAATTGATGCGGACCATGGGAACACGGCTGGAGGCGGTCAACCGCCCGGTCATCCCCACCGACACCGATCATGCCCAGGAATTGCTGTTGCGCGACCGCCAGACCGGGCGCTGGTATCTGTTTCGTAGCCGCCAAACCTCTGCCGGCGGGCTGGTCTGCCTGTTCACCGACCTGACCGACGACAAGCGCAACGAGATCGAATTGCGCAAGCTGACGGCGGCGGTCGAGCAAAGCCCGGTGGCGGTGGTCATCACCGATGCCGACGCCGCCATCGAATACGTCAACCCGGCCTTCCTGGCGCTCACCGGCTATACTCTGGCCGACGTGATCGGCAAAAACCCGCGCCTGCTGAAATCGGGCGAGGTCGATATCGCCACCTATCGCGAGATGTGGAAGACCCTGTCCTCGGGGCTGACCTGGCGCGGCGATCTGGTCAACCGCAAGAAGAACGGCGAATTGTTCTGGGAAAGCACGGTGATTTCCCCGGTCCGCGACCATGCCGGGCGCATCACCCATTACATCGCCTTGAAGGAAGACATCACCCAGCAAAAGCGCAACGCCGACCTGCTGCTCGACGCCAATGCCGATATCGAGCGCATGCTGTTCGCCACCTCGCACGATCTGCAAGAGCCGGTGCGCTCGATTCAGATCTATTGCCAGAAACTGGAACGGGAAATCCCGGCGGAACTGGGGGCGGCGGCCCGCGACAGCATGCGCACCATTGCCGATGGGGCGCGCCAGATCAGCTTGCTGGTGTCGGGATTGTCCGCCTACAGCCGATCCGGTCGGCCCATGGCCGCCTTCGTCCCGGTGGATTGCGCCAAAGCCGCCGAGGCGGCATGGAGCGAATGCAAGAACACCCTGGGCGCCCCCCCTATCCTGGGGGTGCACTGGACCACCCTGCCGGTGATCAGCGGCGACCCGGTCCTGCTGGTCATGCTGTTCCACAACCTGTTCGCCAACGCCATCAAGTTCGCCCGCCCCGCCGTACCGGCGAAAATCACGGTCAGCGCCGAACGCGACGGCAGCGGCTGGCGCATCGATGTGACCGATAACGGCATCGGCATCGAGGCCGCCTATTTGGACAAGGTGACCAAACCGTTCGCCCGCCTGCATCCGCGCGCCCAGTATCCCGGTGCCGGCATGGGGCTGGCATCATGCGACAAGATCGCCAAGGCTCATGGCGGTCGGTTGTGGCTGGACTCGATCCCGGGGCAAGGCACCACCGTGCATGTTTGGCTGCCGGCGGCGGAGAACGCCTAG
- the ruvX gene encoding Holliday junction resolvase RuvX yields MPILPIAELKTALPRHARLMGLDLGTKTIGLALSDVRLSIASPFDTIRRTKFTKDAEALFAALDKHEAAGIVLGLPVEMDGTEGARCQSTRAFARNLLGLRDLPIVFWDERLSTAAVTRTLLEADSSRARRAEVVDKMAAAYILQGALDFLGGDFLAGQTAGA; encoded by the coding sequence ATGCCCATATTGCCCATCGCTGAACTGAAAACCGCCCTGCCGCGCCATGCGCGGCTGATGGGCCTGGATCTGGGGACCAAGACTATCGGTCTGGCCTTGTCGGACGTGCGCTTGTCCATCGCCAGTCCCTTCGACACCATCCGTCGCACCAAGTTCACCAAGGACGCCGAAGCCCTGTTCGCCGCCCTCGACAAGCACGAAGCCGCCGGCATCGTCTTGGGCCTGCCGGTGGAAATGGACGGCACCGAAGGGGCGCGTTGCCAATCCACCCGCGCCTTCGCCCGCAATCTGCTGGGCCTGCGCGACCTGCCTATCGTCTTCTGGGACGAGCGGCTGTCGACGGCGGCGGTCACTCGCACCCTGCTGGAGGCGGATTCCAGCCGGGCCCGGCGGGCGGAAGTGGTCGATAAGATGGCGGCCGCCTATATCCTGCAAGGTGCCCTGGATTTTCTGGGCGGGGACTTCCTGGCCGGTCAGACGGCGGGAGCCTGA
- the gatC gene encoding Asp-tRNA(Asn)/Glu-tRNA(Gln) amidotransferase subunit GatC translates to MSLDKAAVRAIAELARIEVADEELDHLAGELSGILHFVEQLAEVDTTGIAPMSSVADLTLPMRKDEVTDGGQVAAVLANAPAADDGFFTVPKVVE, encoded by the coding sequence ATGTCCCTGGACAAAGCAGCCGTCCGCGCCATCGCCGAGTTGGCCCGCATCGAAGTGGCGGACGAGGAACTCGATCATCTGGCCGGCGAACTTTCCGGCATCCTGCACTTCGTCGAGCAATTGGCCGAGGTCGACACCACCGGCATCGCCCCCATGTCGTCGGTGGCCGACCTGACCTTGCCCATGCGCAAGGACGAGGTCACCGATGGCGGCCAGGTGGCTGCCGTGCTGGCCAACGCCCCCGCTGCCGATGATGGCTTCTTCACCGTTCCCAAGGTGGTGGAATAA
- the cowN gene encoding N(2)-fixation sustaining protein CowN: protein MTSITPPDRYVSFGGIDCEGHAKTVIEHVLAIIADPAKSNALWDRFVVRLAEAGKVGFRKADELCLACSHTYYIEELFEEHGDEIGLNALRMLEDECC, encoded by the coding sequence ATGACCAGCATCACTCCGCCCGACCGCTATGTCAGCTTTGGCGGCATCGACTGCGAAGGCCACGCCAAGACGGTGATCGAGCACGTCTTGGCCATCATCGCCGATCCGGCCAAGTCCAACGCGCTTTGGGACCGTTTCGTCGTCCGTCTGGCCGAGGCCGGCAAGGTCGGTTTCCGCAAGGCCGACGAACTGTGTCTGGCGTGCAGTCATACCTATTACATCGAGGAATTGTTCGAGGAACACGGCGACGAGATCGGCCTGAACGCTTTGCGCATGCTGGAAGACGAGTGCTGCTAG
- a CDS encoding bacteriohemerythrin — MLAWEQGYKIGQWEMDAEHLILFSLLNQLDININADLAEECVHDVLAALDAYIDYHFAHEEALMKAWGYPGLDQHSALHHQFMNEVGRLREAVKTGDTVRAALKVRGFVLEWLLNHIMETDAEYARFIAEKSKKSSA, encoded by the coding sequence ATGCTGGCCTGGGAACAGGGCTACAAGATCGGGCAATGGGAGATGGATGCCGAGCATCTGATCCTGTTTTCGCTGCTCAATCAGTTGGACATCAACATCAACGCCGATCTGGCGGAGGAATGCGTCCACGATGTGTTGGCGGCGCTCGACGCCTATATCGACTATCACTTCGCCCATGAAGAGGCGCTGATGAAGGCCTGGGGCTATCCCGGCCTGGACCAGCATTCTGCCTTGCATCATCAGTTCATGAACGAGGTGGGGCGCCTGCGCGAAGCGGTCAAGACCGGCGACACGGTCAGGGCGGCGCTGAAGGTCCGTGGTTTCGTGCTGGAATGGTTGCTGAACCACATCATGGAAACCGACGCCGAGTACGCCCGCTTCATCGCTGAAAAGTCGAAGAAGTCCAGCGCCTGA
- a CDS encoding EAL domain-containing protein, protein MRVTEMERAFLHELHAIKKDPLGKRVIHFCVSAGPAQTDQARRIESAKHFIGKSFARSPYCKVFSAHNGDLFVAYSHVTVSEVLGMCAKVEKLFLDDEPFSRRNAYGEYSFYKIADATKDLDVVFQAFKGIIAVQPEAARALKKPMNAENLHQLSEKIRNLDLRHCIFNQPVYFIGEQVPSIEFLEFFVSTKQIEENFLPEASLTGSPWLFHALKEDLDRATLRTMAKEIAEYRHKAFSVNLTLATASSKEFEQFNNALPGRLAGRIVVEVHKTDVVQHMDLYRDVRKSTAKMGLKLCIDGLEWQDFDMLSLGRLRPDFIKIGWNESMLAPSTEGLQALVGGLKELNGHGQAVLARCDNPKAFPFARGLGIRYVQGRLADQFFKTGMKLQ, encoded by the coding sequence ATGCGTGTGACGGAAATGGAACGTGCTTTCCTGCACGAATTGCATGCCATCAAGAAGGATCCGCTGGGAAAGCGGGTGATTCACTTCTGTGTCTCGGCCGGGCCGGCGCAAACCGATCAGGCCCGGCGCATTGAAAGTGCCAAGCATTTCATCGGCAAAAGCTTTGCCCGTTCGCCTTATTGCAAGGTGTTCAGCGCCCATAACGGCGATTTGTTCGTCGCCTATTCCCACGTCACCGTATCGGAAGTGCTGGGAATGTGCGCCAAGGTGGAAAAGCTGTTCCTGGACGACGAACCGTTCAGCCGGCGCAATGCTTACGGTGAATATTCGTTCTACAAGATCGCCGATGCGACCAAGGATCTGGACGTGGTCTTCCAGGCCTTCAAGGGCATCATCGCCGTGCAGCCCGAGGCGGCGCGGGCGTTGAAAAAGCCCATGAACGCGGAAAACCTGCACCAATTATCGGAGAAAATCCGCAATCTCGACCTGCGGCACTGCATCTTCAACCAGCCGGTCTATTTCATCGGCGAACAGGTGCCGTCCATCGAATTCCTTGAATTCTTCGTTTCCACCAAGCAGATCGAGGAAAACTTCCTGCCCGAGGCCAGTCTGACCGGATCGCCCTGGCTGTTCCACGCGCTGAAGGAGGATCTGGACCGGGCCACCCTTCGCACCATGGCCAAGGAAATCGCCGAGTACCGGCACAAGGCGTTCAGCGTCAACCTGACCCTGGCCACGGCGAGCTCGAAGGAATTCGAGCAGTTCAACAATGCGTTGCCGGGCCGCCTGGCCGGACGCATCGTCGTCGAGGTACACAAGACCGATGTGGTTCAGCACATGGACCTGTACCGCGACGTGCGCAAATCCACCGCCAAGATGGGGTTGAAACTGTGTATCGATGGCCTGGAATGGCAGGATTTCGACATGCTGTCTCTGGGCCGGCTGCGTCCTGATTTCATCAAGATCGGCTGGAACGAAAGCATGCTGGCGCCGTCGACGGAGGGGCTGCAAGCCCTGGTCGGCGGCCTGAAGGAATTGAACGGTCATGGCCAGGCGGTGCTGGCGCGCTGCGACAATCCCAAGGCCTTTCCCTTTGCCCGCGGGTTGGGTATCCGTTACGTCCAGGGACGACTGGCCGACCAATTCTTCAAGACCGGTATGAAACTGCAATAA
- the gatB gene encoding Asp-tRNA(Asn)/Glu-tRNA(Gln) amidotransferase subunit GatB: protein MIIQGDTGDWEIVIGLEVHAQVISKSKLFSGAATDFGAEPNDQVSFVDAGFPGMLPVINEKCVEQAVRTGLGLKAKINLTSVFARKNYFYADLPQGYQISQYDLPIVGEGTLLIDLADGSSRAIGIERLHLEQDAGKSIHDMHPSKSYIDLNRSGVALMEIVSKPDMRSPEEAGAYLTKLRTILRYLETCDGNMQEGSMRCDANVSVRPVGSTELRTRCEIKNVNSIRFVQQAIEYEARRHIDVYENGGEIKQETRLFDSVKGETRSMRSKEHAHDYRYFPDPDLLPLVVAQDFVDGIQATLPELPDDKKARFMADFGLNAYDAGVLVAERASADFFEAVAAGRDAKMAANWIMGDFFAAMNSGDYSWEKPPVSAQNLGKMIDLIKDGTISTRLAKDVFIFMLESGKDPAIIVEEKGLKQVTDTGAIEKAIAEVMAANPDKVAEVKAGKDKLIGWFVGQVMKATQGKANPGMLNELIVKKFQE from the coding sequence ATGATTATTCAAGGCGACACCGGCGATTGGGAAATCGTCATCGGTCTGGAAGTGCACGCCCAGGTCATTTCCAAGTCCAAGCTGTTTTCCGGCGCCGCCACCGATTTCGGCGCCGAGCCCAACGATCAGGTCAGCTTCGTCGATGCCGGCTTCCCCGGCATGCTGCCGGTGATCAATGAAAAATGCGTGGAACAGGCGGTGCGCACCGGTCTGGGCCTGAAGGCCAAGATCAACCTGACCTCGGTCTTCGCCCGCAAGAACTATTTCTACGCCGACCTGCCGCAGGGTTATCAGATCAGCCAGTACGACCTGCCCATCGTCGGCGAAGGCACGCTGCTGATCGATCTGGCCGACGGGTCCAGCCGCGCCATCGGCATCGAGCGCCTGCATCTGGAACAGGACGCCGGCAAGTCCATCCACGACATGCATCCATCCAAGTCGTATATCGACTTGAACCGGTCGGGCGTGGCGTTGATGGAAATCGTCTCCAAGCCCGATATGCGCAGCCCGGAAGAGGCCGGCGCCTATCTGACCAAGCTGCGCACCATCCTGCGTTACCTGGAAACCTGCGACGGCAACATGCAGGAAGGCAGCATGCGCTGCGACGCCAACGTCTCGGTCCGCCCGGTGGGCAGCACCGAATTGCGTACCCGCTGCGAGATCAAGAACGTCAATTCCATCCGCTTCGTCCAGCAGGCCATCGAATACGAGGCCCGGCGCCACATCGACGTCTACGAGAACGGTGGCGAGATCAAGCAGGAAACCCGCCTGTTCGATTCGGTCAAGGGCGAAACCCGCTCCATGCGCAGCAAGGAACATGCGCATGATTACCGCTATTTCCCCGATCCCGATCTGCTGCCCTTGGTGGTGGCCCAAGATTTCGTCGACGGCATCCAGGCCACCTTGCCCGAACTGCCCGACGACAAGAAGGCCCGTTTCATGGCCGATTTCGGCCTGAACGCCTATGATGCCGGGGTGTTGGTGGCCGAACGCGCCAGCGCCGATTTCTTTGAAGCCGTCGCCGCCGGGCGTGATGCCAAGATGGCCGCCAACTGGATCATGGGCGATTTCTTCGCCGCCATGAATTCGGGCGATTATTCGTGGGAAAAGCCGCCGGTTTCGGCCCAGAATTTGGGCAAGATGATCGACCTGATCAAGGACGGCACCATTTCCACCCGTCTGGCCAAGGACGTGTTCATCTTCATGCTCGAATCGGGCAAAGACCCCGCGATCATCGTCGAGGAAAAAGGCCTGAAGCAGGTCACCGACACCGGGGCCATCGAAAAAGCCATCGCCGAGGTGATGGCCGCCAACCCCGACAAGGTGGCCGAGGTCAAGGCCGGCAAGGACAAGCTGATCGGCTGGTTCGTCGGCCAAGTGATGAAGGCGACCCAGGGCAAAGCCAATCCCGGCATGCTCAATGAGTTGATCGTCAAGAAGTTCCAGGAATAG